From Mya arenaria isolate MELC-2E11 chromosome 1, ASM2691426v1, a single genomic window includes:
- the LOC128240794 gene encoding caprin-2-like produces MNVLQKYFVLFCTFSFVFGDEPSFRTRFEYDEQLLEKMIRMEFEHAQWEKRVNETLGKIEKQRTGIQTDLEVLRNEREEFDKHVNETMIYLQQPAKPPHSRILFRARQVADYTLSAANHIIIFSEMLINVGGGYNSASGTFTTPVAGSYLFTVSLCPKVGKSIFYKIVVKEDVVANGHSFGVSGYPCVYGNAIVQLDTNDVVYVKSSHYTDELLKNGLLDSYDGKSNCFSGVLLH; encoded by the exons ATGAATGTTCTGCAGAAATACTTCGttcttttttgtacattttcttttgtattcGGTGATGAGCCCTCTTTTAGAACAAGATTTGAGTACGATGAACAACTATTGGAGAAAATGATTCGCATGGAATTTGAACATGCACAGTGGGAAAAACGCGTAAATGAAACTCTAGGGAAAATTGAGAAACAGAGAACTGGGATTCAGACTGATTTGGAAGTATTGCGAAATGAAAGAGAGGAATTTGACAAGCATGTAAATGAGACGATGATATACCTACAGCAACCGGCTAAGC cGCCTCACTCAAGAATTTTGTTCCGAGCGCGGCAAGTGGCTGATTATACCCTATCAGCTGCAAACCATATAATTATCTTCTCCGAAATGCTCATCAACGTCGGTGGAGGCTACAATTCTGCATCCGGAACATTCACTACACCCGTCGCGGGCTCTTACCTTTTCACCGTCAGCCTATGTCCGAAAGTTGGAAAGAGCATATTCTACAAAATTGTGGTAAAAGAAGACGTAGTGGCGAACGGACATTCGTTCGGTGTTTCCGGCTACCCTTGTGTTTACGGGAACGCTATCGTGCAGCTTGACACCAATGACGTCGTCTACGTCAAATCGTCTCATTACACTGACGAACTCTTAAAAAATGGGTTGCTCGATTCGTATGATGGAAAATCGAATTGTTTTTCCGGTGTACTGCTTCATTAA
- the LOC128240799 gene encoding uncharacterized protein LOC128240799, whose product MHAQQKYFILFCTFSFVFGDEPRFKSRFEYDEQLLEKMIRMEIEHEKWEKRINETMGKIEKQRNSIHTDLEVLRNEREEFDKHVNETLIDMMQQLSTSKNIKVLFRAWEVSDYTLSTANDKIIFTDVLENVSGGYSSATGEFTAPVAGTYLFSVSLCAVTKKTYSTTLWPKKT is encoded by the exons ATGCATGCTCAGcagaaatatttcattcttttttgtacattttcttttgtattcGGTGATGAGCCCCGTTTTAAATCACGATTTGAGTACGATGAGCAACTATTGGAGAAAATGATTCGCATGGAAATTGAACATGAAAAGTGGGAAAAGCGTATAAATGAAACTATGGGAAAAATTGAGAAACAGAGAAATAGCATTCATACTGATTTGGAAGTATTGCGAAATGAAAGAGAGGAGTTTGACAAGCACGTTAACGAGACGCTGATTGACATGATGCAGCAACTATCTACAT caaaaaacattaaagttttgtTCCGAGCTTGGGAAGTCTCGGATTATACCCTATCAACTGCAAACGACAAAATCATCTTCACTGACGTGCTCGAAAACGTTAGCGGTGGCTACAGTTCTGCAACTGGAGAATTTACAGCACCAGTTGCCGGGACCTATCTATTTTCTGTTAGTCTGTGTGCggtaacaaaaaaaacatattctacAACATTGTGGCCAAAGAAGACGTAG